The following coding sequences are from one Danaus plexippus chromosome 13 unlocalized genomic scaffold, MEX_DaPlex mxdp_15, whole genome shotgun sequence window:
- the LOC116769969 gene encoding uncharacterized protein LOC116769969 — translation MALLTKTINNERRRGLYHPWEKLIKNVHRDNFHQAHNSVNNPEYPEKKVEIPNEDRARFKIIGNRVTKEFIYCEKLLKDLHKYRWKVFDAPEIRGVTTVEWPQVWKDIKIKYGELAYCLQSQVAVILNDKFLGGEKELREVIESRYHYRLNVDYYKEGVNNFVDFIRGSGRPCVYMHITINFVHVGTLIFMLYSDLVPYTCENFLRLCQTNKGGYKGTPIHRIVKDGWIQCGGFGLKSTDLDCENFIVPHDRRGVLCMANDGRHKDCSTQFFVLLQPALWMAHKYVAFGQLIDGELTLKKIESVPTFYESPDYCIYIHDAGILNLECHDIRINKNTNEYIDGHIEDLNLLGEMLYENLMERLFLELELRLIAKEEMEGEGESKELKDDGKNIRATERFIRKKEEIEKLRTSQLTTSRASSMVSEAHQVNNDFDVEVYEYEPEESSYQHVSLKTESLVVKPEKPFYIPLTDVPYPDEVDSTYDLKKFLKGDYCLESDLQHHPPKKIIAKHLSFVSEMYQFDIESEVSSVESLSEDDEQEIKRYIKLNVDRVSFAGDVIRNIARGYGKYNIFEGTRKSELITDEELRRFRLASMDHRAREGNEKKVSLSLPAYRKEPMKIKRRQTGFVRMEDIEKIHSKYRIGMDETAEQEEDEFVSRKVRIAESAIATQTGTKPNRRPTGFVRATELTESDTQVRRQSALTRLYDNIAIEDESAITLKDYKPITKVSQKNFLFTASPLNRVKYYEEYSKESHFRPSITVDKSSYEQVLNIQHGRKAARKISSDYVKTIDQIEQRIENSIRSIEFAKTRPSMTVSEYQQRNQKYSNELAKKNESLHGLRLPGDTPLYSMSDVSNPTNI, via the exons atggctTTGCTAACAAagacaataaataatgaaagaagGCGTGGATTATACCATCCATGGGAAAAACTGATCAAAAATGTTCATCGAGACAATTTCCACCAAGCTCACAACTCGGTAAATAATCCAGAATATCCTGAGAAAAAAGTTGAGATACCCAATGAGGACCGTGCTAGGTTCAAAATAATTGGCAATAGAGTGACGAAGGAATTTATTTACTGTGAGAAACTGCTTAAAGACTTACATAAATATCGTTGGAAAGTATTTGACGCTCCCGAAATTCGTG gggTCACAACGGTGGAATGGCCGCAAGTATGgaaggatattaaaataaaatatggtgAATTAGCTTATTGTCTACAGAGCCAAGTCGCAGTTATTCTTAACGATAAATTTCTTGGCGGTGAAAAGGAACTAAGAGAAGTCATCGAGTCAAGATACCATTACAGATTAAATGTAGATTATTATAAGGAGGGCGTTAAcaattttgttgattttatcAGAGGTTCTGGA CGACCCTGCGTTTATAtgcatataacaataaattttgtacatgTAGGAACGTTAATTTTTATG CTTTATTCAGATTTAGTACCATACACTTGCGAAAATTTCCTACGACTATGTCAGACAAATAAGGGCGGCTACAAAGGAACTCCCATACACCGCATCGTTAAAGATGGCTGGATTCAATGTGGAGGTTTTGGTCTTAAATCCACAGATTTGgattgtgaaaattttattgtacctcATGACAGGCGAGGTGTTCTTTGTATGGCTAACGATGGAAg GCATAAAGACTGTTCAACGCAATTCTTTGTACTACTACAACCGGCGCTTTGGATGGCTCACAAATATGTAGCGTTCGGACAGCTTATAGACGGAGAGTTAACTTTGAAGAAGATCGAATCTGTTCCAACCTTCTATGAATCACCAGACTATTGTATATACATTCATGATGCtgggattttaaatttagaatgcCACGATATaagaattaacaaaaatactaaCGAATATATAGATGGCCATATAGaagatttgaatttattaggTGAAATGTTGTACGAG AATTTAATGGAAAGACTTTTCTTGGAACTGGAACTGAGACTCATAGCAAAAGAAGAAATGGAAGGAGAAGGTGAATCGAAGGAATTAAAAGAcgatggaaaaaatatacgtgCCACTGaaag ATTTATTCgtaaaaaagaagaaattgaaaaattacgGACGAGTCAGTTAACAACTAGCAGAGCGTCGTCGATGGTGAGCGAAGCACATCAAgttaataatgattttgacGTGGAAGTATACGAATATGAGCCCGAGGAGTCCTCGTACCAGCACGTGTCCTTGAAAACGGAGAGCTTAGTCGTGAAGCCAGAAAAACCGTTTTACATACCACTCACAGATGTTCCTTATCCCGATGAAGTTGATTCCACTTATGACTTAAAGAA ATTTTTAAAAGGTGATTATTGCCTCGAAAGTGACCTACAACACCATCCTCCGAAGAAGATAATAGCGAAACACTTATCTTTCGTATCCGAGATGTATCAGTTCGACATAGAGTCTGAAGTAAGCTCGG TCGAATCGTTGTCAGAAGACGAtgaacaagaaataaaaagatatatcaa ACTTAATGTAGACCGAGTGAGTTTCGCTGGTGATGTTATAAGAAACATAGCAAGGGGctatggaaaatataatatttttgaaggtaCCAGAAA ATCGGAGCTAATAACTGACGAGGAGTTACGAAGATTTAG acTAGCCTCCATGGATCATCGAGCAAGGGAAGGCAATGAAAA aaaagtcTCATTAAGTCTGCCAGCCTATAGAAAAGAAccgatgaaaataaaaaggagACAAACTGGTTTTGTTAGAATGGAAGacatagaaaaaatacattcaaaatatagAATAGGCATGGACGAAACCGCCGAACAAGAAGAAGACGAATTTGTGTCTCG CAAAGTACGTATAGCGGAATCAGCTATCGCCACCCAGACTGGAACGAAACCAAATCGTAGACCAACGGGTTTTGTGAGAGCCACAGAACTCACGGAGTCTGATACACAAGTCAGAAGACAATCTGCCCTCACTCGTCTGTACGATAATATAGCTATTGAAGACGAAAGTGCCATAACGCTTAAGGATTACAA acCAATTACCAAAGTGTCGCAGAAGAATTTCCTCTTTACCGCATCACCATTGAATCGTGTGAAATATTACGAGGAATATTCAAAGGAGTCCCATTTCCGTCCGTCCATCACGGTGGACAAAAGCTCCTACGAGCAAGTACTTAATATACAACACGGGAGAAAAGCAGCGAGAAAGATATCATCAGATTACGTAAAAACAATCGATCAGATAGAGCAAAGGATTGAGAATTCCATACGAAGCATCGAGTTCGCGAAAACACGTCCTTCGATGACTGTCTCCGAGTACCAGCAAAGGaatcaaaaatatagtaatgaACTGGCCAAGAAAAATg AATCGTTACACGGATTACGTTTACCAGGCGATACACCTCTCTATTCAATGAGTGac GTATCGAATCCCACCAACATTTAA
- the LOC116769968 gene encoding ATP-binding cassette sub-family B member 6: MEYCPPNITLEEIWIDHGISQCFMETVTATLIGGFLLVFGITQIVMYKRYATEITDVRSSKLFVVQLFFTLFVPVLAIIRFLLQAFVFKGGHIYGYMILALVVNIVIFPLSAYLAVIERRFLLPSVLPRGHGFVLLVFWAMIFISENLSFLNLNKDGWWWHLKDLQDRLEMALFVGRYVSCMLMFILGMKAPGIMHPFEYLDSDDDNRRNIPPRNDSGSTFRNVFGKMRTLLPFMWPSKSVCLQIYVFICVLALLAGRVINLYVPIYNKKIVDSLSIPPLHFRWDLVVLYVFFKFLQGGGTGGMGLLNNLRSFLWIRVQQYTTRELQLKLFRHLHDLPLKWHLSRKTGEVLRVMDRGTDSIDNLLSYILFSITPTIIDILVAVVYFVTAFNAWFGLIVFATMVLYIIATIAVTEWRTKFQRRMNQADNEQKARSVDSLLNFETVKYYGAETYEVYSYKDAILNYQKEEFKSLLTLSMLNTMQNIIICVGLLTGSLLAISMVVRTYQLTVGDYVLFASYIVQLYVPLNWFGTYYRAIQKNFVDMENMFDLLRVDSDVKDVPGAPDLLIRRGGIEFKHVSFGYGPERLVLNDISFKVAPGSTVALVGPSGAGKSTVMRLLFRFYDVNGGAVLVDGQDVATVTQASLRAAIGVVPQDTVLFNNTVRYNIQYGRLTASSSDIIAAAKNADIHDRILTFPDAYDTQVGERGLRLSGGEKQRIAIARTLLKDPAIVLLDEATSALDTNTERNIQSALARVCANRTTLIIAHRLSTIIHADEILVLKDGEIVERGNHEALLALEGVYASMWHQQLESRNSNGNGNGNNETNAEGNNNNNNRPSQQQNGSSVFPQGHGHGHGH, from the exons ATGGAGTACTGTCCGCCGAATATAACTTTAGAAGAGATCTGGATAGATCATGGAATTTCACAATGTTTTATGGAGACTGTAACTGCCACTCTAATTGGAGGATTTCTTCTGGTTTTCGGTATAACACAAATTGTCATGTATAAAAG aTATGCTACAGAAATAACCGATGTCAGATCTTCAAAGCTGTTTGTAGTACAATTGTTCTTCACACTTTTTGTGCCAGTTTTGGCTATAATTCGTTTTCTGTTACaagcttttgtatttaaagGAGGACATATCTATGGATACATG atattagcGTTAGTGGTGAATATTGTGATATTCCCACTGTCGGCGTATTTAGCTGTGATTGAAAGACGGTTCCTTTTACCGTCAGTGTTACCGAGGGGCCATGGTTTTGTATTGCTTGTATTTTGGgcaatgatatttatatcagagaatttatcatttttaaatttgaataaggATGGATGGTGGTGGCATTTGAAAGA TCTCCAAGATCGCCTCGAAATGGCCCTGTTTGTTGGTCGGTATGTCTCCTGTATGTTAATGTTCATCCTCGGGATGAAAGCACCAGGTATTATGCATCCATTTGAATATCTCGACTCTGATGACGATAATCGTAGAAACATACCACCTAGG AATGACAGCGGTTCAACATTCCGAAATGTATTCGGCAAGATGCGTACCCTGCTGCCGTTCATGTGGCCCAGCAAGAGCGTTTGTCTGCAGATATACGTGTTCATATGTGTGCTAGCTCTGCTCGCTGGAAGGGTCATCAACCTTTACGTACCtatatataacaagaaaataG TTGACAGTCTTTCAATACCGCCGCTTCACTTCCGATGGGATCTGGTGGTTTTGTACGTTTTCTTCAAGTTTCTCCAAGGAGGCGGCACTGGCGGTATGGGACTCTTGAACAACCTGAGATCCTTTCTCTGGATACGAGTCCAACAGTATACGACGAGAGAGCTACAG TTGAAGTTGTTTCGGCACCTACACGATTTACCTCTCAAGTGGCATTTATCGCGGAAGACGGGCGAGGTGTTGAGGGTTATGGACAGAGGCACGGACTCCATAGACAATCTCCTGTCCTACATACTATTTTCCATAACACCCACCATCATAGACATCTTAGTCGCCGTGGTGTACTTCGTGACAGCCTTCAACGCGTGGTTCGGACTCATAGTCTTCGCCACCATGGTTCTGTATATAA TCGCAACAATAGCTGTAACAGAATGGCGTACGAAGTTCCAGCGTAGAATGAATCAAGCTGACAACGAGCAGAAGGCACGCTCAGTGGATTCGCTTCTCAATTTCGAAACAGTCAAATATTATGGTGCTGAGACTTATGAGGTTTACTCATACAAGGACGCCATCTTGAATTACCAG aaaGAAGAATTCAAGTCCCTGTTAACACTGAGCATGTTGAATACTATGCAGAACATCATTATATGTGTGG GTCTACTGACGGGTTCTCTCCTGGCGATATCCATGGTGGTTAGAACCTACCAGCTAACCGTCGGTGACTATGTACTGTTTGCGTCATATATTGTCCAACTATACGTGCCTTTGAACTGGTTTGGGACCTATTACAg GGCTATCCAAAAGAACTTTGTTGATATGGAGAATATGTTCGATCTTCTCCGCGTGGACTCTGACGTGAAGGACGTGCCGGGCGCACCGGATTTACTCATCAGGAGGGGGGGCATCGAGTTCAAGCACGTGTCGTTCGGCTACGGACCGGAGAGATTGGTCTTGAATGATATCAGTTTCAAAGTGGCTCCGGGATCCACCGTCGCCCTG GTTGGTCCAAGCGGAGCCGGTAAGTCGACCGTGATGCGTCTCCTGTTCCGTTTCTACGACGTTAATGGCGGCGCTGTCCTTGTCGACGGACAGGACGTGGCGACCGTGACTCAGGCCTCCCTGAGGGCCGCCATTGGTGTCGTGCCACAAGATACCGTGCTCTTTAACAACACCGTCAG atACAACATACAGTACGGCCGTCTGACAGCATCCTCCTCGGACATCATCGCGGCGGCGAAGAATGCGGACATCCACGACAGAATACTCACATTCCCTGACGCTTACGACACTCAG gtaGGAGAGAGGGGTCTCCGTTTGAGCGGCGGAGAGAAGCAAAGGATAGCCATCGCTAGAACACTACTGAAGGACCCCGCTATAGTACTGTTGGACGAGGCGACCTCCGCGCTAGACACTAACACCGAAAGAAACATACAA TCCGCCTTAGCCCGGGTATGCGCCAACAGAACGACGTTGATAATAGCCCATAGACTGTCCACTATAATACACGCGGACGAAATTCTTGTACTTAAAGACGGGGAGATTGTCGAAAGGGGAAA CCACGAGGCATTATTAGCATTGGAGGGTGTATACGCTTCGATGTGGCACCAACAGCTCGAGAGTAGAAATAGCAATGGCAACGGTAATGGGAACAACGAAACTAACGCTGAAGggaacaacaacaacaacaacagacCGAGCCAACAACAGAACGGCTCGAGCGTGTTTCCACAAGGCCACGGGCATGGCCATGGCCATTAA